One segment of Penaeus vannamei isolate JL-2024 chromosome 3, ASM4276789v1, whole genome shotgun sequence DNA contains the following:
- the LOC113811921 gene encoding uncharacterized protein: MALRVAVGVLLLAIAGGAEECSLPSCLLVDGHPIRCQDPTSVQFIPHPTNCHQYIQCTLTGPVLRDCPSGTAWDEDLRTCAHEATVASCNKVPEICDCDCCFRADPDDVTGFIYCFTSVGDDKATPYKLNCPEGRNWDDSAKACV; encoded by the exons ATGGCTCTTCGTGTCGCAGTGGGCGTGCTCCTCCTGGCCATCGCGGGCGGCGCCGAGGAATGCTCCTTGCCCTCCTGCCTCCTCGTTGACGGGCATCCCATCCGCTGCCAAGACCCCACGTCGGTCCAGTTCATCCCGCATCCCACCAACTGCCATCAGTACATACAGTGCACCTTAACGGGTCCTGTGCTGAGGGACTGCCCCTCTGGAACGGCCTGGGACGAAGACCTCAGGACCTGCGCTCACGAGGCGACCGTCGCGTCCTGTAATAAGGTCCCTGAGATCTGCGACTGCGACTGCTGCTTCCGCGCCGACCCCGATGACGTCACTGGCTTCATCTATTGCTTC ACTAGTGTAGGAG aTGATAAAGCAACACCATACAAACTGAACTGCCCAGAAGGTCGAAACTGGGATGATTCTGCCAAGGCATGTGTATAA